ATATACGTGTGAAGGATCTCACTGGTTTCTGAAAATAATAGCATTCCCGTATTCATAGCAGGTCAAGTATACTGATTAAGTTAAACTCTAGAAGGGCAATGCATTTATATTTAACCCCAGCGTTCTACCATGCGAATGATATTAACAATAGGAGGGATTACAATGGGCATATATACACGAACAGGTGACGAGGGGCAGACCTCAGTCATTGGTGGACGGGTCATCAAGGACGATGACCGGGTTGAAGCTTACGGGACAATTGATGAGCTGAATTGTTTTGTTGGGCAGGCCATCAGTTTTATTGATCAAGCAAATGGGGAATTTGAGGATTTGCGTGAACACTTGCTCGAAATTCAGCAAGAATTGTTTGATTGCGGGTCCGATCTCGCCTTTGTAAAAATTAGCGAAACCAAATATAAAGTACGGGATGAGATGGTCACCCGGCTTGAGCAATGGATTGATCTGTATGATGCGGAAAATCCGAAGGTGGAACGGTTTATTTTGCCAGGGGGCAGTTTGCTCTCTTCCACATTACATGTCTGCCGTACAGTATGTCGCCGCGCTGAACGCCGCGCCGTAACACTCGGACAGCATACGGATATCAACCCTTCTGTACGACGTTATTTGAATCGTCTGTCTGATTATTTCTTCGTTGTAGCTCGGACTGCCAATGCGAGACAACAGGTAGCTGACATTGAGTATGTGCGGAGCAAAAAAGTATTCCGCCGCAAAGACAAAGAATGAGCGATTATTATTCACCACTTATTTACACGGTTCCCGAAAATGAAGATGGCTGGCTGCTGAAGACCGTGCTTCAGCGGCGCCTACAGGTTTCGCGCAAGCTCCTGTCGAGAATCAAACTTACAGAGCAGGGAATTATGTTGAATGGCGAGCGGGTATACATCAGCGTCAAAGTTAGCGCAGGTGACGTCCTGGAAGTCCGAATGGAACAGGAAGAGTCGGATGATATTTTACCTGAGCCGATTCCCTTTACGATACTGTATGAAGATGAGCACTTGCTTATCGTGAACAAAGATTCCGGTGTCATCGTACATCCAACACATGGGCATTACACAGGTACTTTGGCAAACGGGG
This window of the Paenibacillus marchantiae genome carries:
- a CDS encoding cob(I)yrinic acid a,c-diamide adenosyltransferase; amino-acid sequence: MGIYTRTGDEGQTSVIGGRVIKDDDRVEAYGTIDELNCFVGQAISFIDQANGEFEDLREHLLEIQQELFDCGSDLAFVKISETKYKVRDEMVTRLEQWIDLYDAENPKVERFILPGGSLLSSTLHVCRTVCRRAERRAVTLGQHTDINPSVRRYLNRLSDYFFVVARTANARQQVADIEYVRSKKVFRRKDKE